The following is a genomic window from Apodemus sylvaticus chromosome 10, mApoSyl1.1, whole genome shotgun sequence.
AGAACACGGAAAAGTTGAGAGCGAGACCTAAACGAATGGGGTGCGTGGGAGGAAGTTCTGTCATCGCAATGTCACTAGCAGCTTTGTAAGCCACGAGGCTGTTCTCTGCCGCCTCCTTCCTGTCGTTTCCTGTGGCAAACTCAGCCAGATACCTGTGGTAGTCCCCTTTCCTACAATACAACAGTAAACAAAAACCACAATTAGAAAATAGTCTTTACACCATGGTTATTTTTTCTACCATGTAGTACATAACAAAATACAGTTAACACTTAAGATATATTTTAGAAACTTTACAAATgacatatatttttcaaaaacatcacaaaattcagcacctatgAGGTTGGAAATCCTTCTTAAGGATTTCCTGTTTTAAATTATTGGTAAACTACCTCAAAAAAtaacagaagggaaaaaaagaaaaaagaaaaagaatagtatACAAATGTCTTCGGAAGAAAGGCACACACTCACCCATTACAAAACACATTTTCTACCATCACTTCAGGGCTAGGAGCCCAGGAGCCCAGAGCACACTGAGCCCTCACTACTCCTGAGTTATTCTCAGACTTATTTCTCTACAGAAAATTAAGAGTATActgtgagctgggcggtggtggtgcatgcctgtaataccagcacttgggaggcagaggcaggcagatctctgagttcgagaccagcctggtctacagagtgagttccaggacagccagggctacacagaaaaaccctgtctcaaaaaaccaaaaataatcaataaataaaaaataaaaaaaagagtatacTGTGAAATGGGAAACTTTAGCTAAGAAGGAAgccacaaaaatcaaaaacccagGCAAGGTTTGGTAATATATAATACTAGCACTTTGGAAGTTGACAGGTTCACTCCAAATCTGAGATGATCCcaatctacagagttccaggccaatcaggAATACACAGACCTCTTCTCAAAATAAACTCTGCAGAGTGGATCATACCTTAATCTCTCTCaggaaacaggcaggcagatctctaaattctaGGCTAGTATGGTCTGCCattactgagttccaggacagccaagggagAACaatgggtggggggagagagggtGAGCTCAACAATGAACAGTGAGGTATTTTGTACAGGTTTGCAAAGTCAATCTCAGATACAACATTACTTCATTAGCATTGTGTTTTCAACTAATTAAAACTCTGTAAGTTCTGATAACTAACCCTCCAAGTTCtctgctattttaaaataaaagttgaaaatCTACATTTAAAAAGTTATGGTTCTAAAGCCAACTTTAAATCTTACATTTCCCTTCTAGTATAGAACctacattttataatagaaaacCTTGGACTCGCCAGTGTTAGCTGCTGGAATGAGGTGTTTGTCCAGTACATCCAGAATGTCACAACAGATTAACTTGAGCTCAGTTTCAACCTAGGGAGGGAAAGCAACATCAAATTAACGTTGGCAACTCAAAAGTCTTTATTATATTCTACTTGGGTCTAATCTGAAGCACCTAGTCTTAAATAAAGCATGTATGTCTGGTCTCCAAATTCTTAGACCTAAACCTTAAGTTGACAGAATCTGTTAAGAGTATAGAAAGCCTCTTCTTCTTTAAAGCATGCACAACCCCCCACACTTCACCTCAAGAATCACCATGGATAATACACAAACTTGGACACTTACTAGGCACTTACATGAATTAATCCCATTATAAAGTACCaactgtgatggctattcttggttttcTGCTTGACTATACTTGGAAGTAACTAAATCCCGAGCAGCCAACCTGAGGTGGGAAACCCATCCCAATCACATGAGGTTAGTAGATTCACCTaaacctgggccacaccttctagtgGCAGCTCATTTGAGACAAGGATAAAGAAGGATGGAGCTTTCTCTGCCCCCACTCTCACTGGCATCATCTGTCCTGAACCACTCCTTCCTGGTGTTAGAACCTACACTCTGATGCTCCCATGTGGACTGAAAACTGGCAGCTAGCTTTCTACACCCCCAGAGACTCTAGCACTAGACTGGGACTGCTGAAAAACATCTAGTCTCAAAACAACTACTAGATCCTAGGCCATTCTGTGAGAAAACAGCTATCATTTGCCCAACATTTGCCCAAAGGCTATTAACTTGCAagaacttaaaacaaacaaaaaacaaacaaacaaaccaggacaATGAATgaatcaattcccagcaccacaaataTGTAAGGAGGTGGTGACAGGAGGTGGTGACAGAAGGTGACAAGATTTGAACCAAAGCagttccaagacagacagacaagaaaaaagaaaagaaaagaaaagaaaagaaaagaaaagaaaagaaaagaaaagaaaagaaaagaaaagaaaagaaaaattcaaaacacaaatCCACTTTGACTTCAGTACCAATATGTTCCAACAATCACTCCATCGACACGTGTCTCCCTGTTGGGTTGAATTGTCTAAAGCACATGGCATCCCTGAATACATGTTGGGGTTTGACTTAAGGTTATGTGAGTATATAATGAATCTATGACATGGCCATGGGGATATCCAATATTGCTATTTCTCAAGAAGGGAATTCAGAATGCCAACAAATTTGAgaaggaacacagggaacacctaTGACCTTCCCCAATTTCTACAGAAGAATTAGGGTAAATGATGTTCCCATACCTCAGACTTTTTCTGAAGATAATATTGTTGTGTCTTATATAAAACCTTTATATAACATGCTGGCCTGTGCAGTTGAACCATAAACTTCTACCTgttataataatatgtaataaataaaataaataaataaaataaataaaataaaaattctcccatttttcttctataatcttaTCTTTAATTCAGCAAGACTGCCTGAACCTCTCATGGCTTTTCAACAAAGTCACTGCTATATTCTCTTAGATCCTCACTAGCTACAATCACTCCAGAGCTCTCCTTGAAACCTCATATTCAACTTTGACATCACTGCATACCTCCCTCGTtcacaaaatattttgttcatcTCTCCAGGTACCTGATACATCACCATGGTGTAAAGAAACCACTCATCTAATCTTCCTCCTCTGCCATGTTTCAATAGCCCTAACTTTTAGCCTATCTAggcccttcctcccttttccctcctccccctctcctcctgagTTTCTTATTCCGGGGAAGTTTATCAAGACTTCAGACTTCATTTCCCAATTGGCCAGTTACTTCCCATCTTCTCATTGACATCCCACAGTCTTAAccataatttttcttaatttcctcaTGCCCGAGGAACACCAAATTGTCTGTcagtctatattctttgttctaaAGTATCTGAAGGTAATGACAATCCCAACTTAACTCCATAAGACCTCTGGCATGTTCCTTAAGCCagctgtatcttcattttcatcatcTATAAATTGGGATAATATAATAGCTACCTTCCCAGGATTATTTAATTAACTTCTAATGTTGCTAAGGTTAAGTCCAAAGCCTTATTCATGATAGGTAAAAGTTCTACCCTGCACTAGTAGGCcaccttttttttaatatacctaCACTTACAGCCCAtctgaaataatttctaaaattctttcttttaagaatgttGAAAGTCCCAATAatcattattaaaaaaacaaaaaacggggggggggggggggggggcggcgcggcgctggagagatgactcagcagttaagagcactgactcctcttccagaggtcctgagttcaaatcccagcaaccacatgatggttcacaaacATCCTTAATgggatttgacaccctctcctggagtgtctgaagacagctacagtgtacttacctataataataaatctttaaaaaaaaaatggaatgagtCTCCATAAAGACAGTAATTCAGTTTTATTAGTATTTATACCCAATTATTTAGTACACAGAGGCACACAAACTGCTAAATCGGTAAGAAGGCTCAGTGGATAGGTGTTTAAGGCCAAGGCGGATAGCCTCAGTTCAAGCTCTCTGAGACCCACATAGTAAGAAAAGACCAACTTCCACAGTTGTCCTCATCTCCACAGGTGCACCATGGCAACCActcccatgcacatacacaaataaatgtaaaaactgaAGCCGTCCTATGTGTTCACTTCTAGTAGTCAATGAAGTGCTTTATaatagccaaagaaaaagcaacaGCTCCATTTGTTCTTTAAGTGTGTTTTGTTCAAAACTTAATACCTATGCTAAATACAGCCCAGTGGCATAGTGTGCACCCCAGGCCTAATCCTGAGTACTGCACCTCCCTGTGGGATACTATATCACCCTGTGCAACTTCCAAAACAAGCAGTTCTTTGCTTTTATCCCAAAATACTCTCCAGACCGTAATTTCTAatcaagattaaataaaaagctaaaaaatacaaaacacatttacatatatacttatgtagTTTGTATTAAGTGGtgacctaatttttttttttgaattcaagaagttagaccccagaaaaccaaataaccctattaaaaaatggggtacagagtttaacaaagaattttcacctgaagaacttcggatggcagagaagcatcttaaaaaatgctcaacttcattagtcattagggaaatgcaaatcaaaacagccctgagatttcaccatacaccagtcagaatggctaagattaaaaattcaggagacagcaggtattggtgaggacgtggagaaagaggaacactcctccactactggtggggttgcaaattggtacaaccactctggaaatcagtctggcgattcctcagaaaactgggcaagtcacttccagaggatcctgctataccactcctgggcatatacccagaggattccccagcatgtaataaggacacatgaccTAAAATTTCTTAAAGCTATAGGCCTGAGATTTAGCCAGAACTCAAAAGAAACGAGTCTCCTTTCTCTACATGgtattaaatataaacataaaaggcAACAATTTATGACATTCAGATAAAAACCACCCTGTTACTTCTGCCACAACTCTTACTATTTCCCGACACTACTTTGGCTTGGATAAATGTCTTCTATGCTTCCTAGTTCAAGATAAAGCAGTTTTGCTGTCAGACATGTACCCCGTTACTGCCATCCAAAATGCCCAGAGATTCAAGATCCACTTCAATCCAGGACAGAAACCTCTATGACTGTGAGCAAAATAAATCTGTTCTCTATGCAAGTTAATCAGTTTTAACAGATTCAGAAATTAATGGTACTAAAACTGCAAATGAACTCAATGCCACCTATATTTGAGAATCAAccattctttcctttaaaaagcaTGCTATCAAGCTAAGTGTGGTGGcacaatgcctttaatcccagcactagagtcTGAAAGCATCCTAGCCATGATGAACTCCAGGTCTGCCAGGGCTACAAAAAGAGACCTTggtggagcactggctgctcttccaggacttAGGTTCAACtgtcagcacccacgtggcagacTATAaccaaccacctctaactccagtagagatctgacatcttctggcTTTCAAGGGTATCACGTGGGCACACATGTGAGAGAAGAGATAGGTAAGACAAAAAGTCCATACATATTCAAAACTTAACAAAAACATAGTATCCTATCAAAACGGTTAACAATCTTACCATTTGCCGGTATTCCCGAATCATCTTTAATTTGTCCTCTCCtcccttgttttcttccttctgttcaaTGCTGCTGATTATTCTCCAGGATGCTCTTCTGGCTCCAATCACATTTTTATATGCAACAGATAAAAGGTTTCGTTCTTCAACTGTCAGCTCCACGTCCATCCCTGCTACTTTCTTCATTGATTCCACCATTTCTATGCAGGACATGGTAAAAAGGAGATGACAGATTTAACAAGTGTTGTTGACCCATCCCTTTCATGGTTATCTTTTCCCCCTGCAAAGCTAATAAAAAACAAGAGATAATTAGGGGAGCTGGAAATCCAGAGGttggaggctgatgcaggaagaTTACCTTAAGTTCAAAATCCGCTATAAGCTACAAAGTATGGGACCAACCAAAGCTACATAGGAAGATTCTGAGTGGCCCGGCTAGAACAAAAAAGACCTGGTTTAATCTGGAACACATCCTTTCCAATCAAAAGTAACTTTATAATCATCAAATGAATCAAGTCAAGCAACAGGAACGGGAGAGCACgcatgcatgcctgcaatctcagAAGGTTAAGCCATCAATGAGTTAGATGCCAGGGAACCTAgtctaaattaaaaaataaactatgtaACAGAGGCtcttgcctgtaatcctagctccaAGCACTGAAACAGAGGATTTCTGTAACTTTGAGGACAGCCTGTATTGggggggaggcagaggggagacGAGCCCCTCTGAATTCCTCTGCCGATATAAATTTTGCTAGCTATTAATTGTTACCACTAGATGGCAAGCAAAGAAAAGGAGCCCGATAATCTGAGATATTCCAAGTATAGCAAAAGAATAAATACTatgagtttttttctttaaagatgtatttacttattatatgtaagtacactgtagctgtcttcagacactccagaagagggtgtcagatcttgttatggatggttgtgagccaccatgtggttgctgggatttgaactcaggaccttccggaagagcagtcagtgctcttacccactgagccatctctccagccccaatactATGAGTTTTATGTTACAAAATCTACCTCTTTACAGAAGCCAAGCCAGCTAAGCTAGATAAGCACTCAACCATTAAGTTATGCCCTAAGCTCCCCACTGTGTTTTTGGTCTGCATTTCCATAAGGGCTAATGTTAAACTTCTGTTCCATCTTCTTTCTAGTTGCTTCTTAGTTGTTCTGAATGCCCTCCTTGGAGGGATAAACTGTATTCAGATACTTGGTGGGGCCacctaatttttaataaattcctAAATGAAGCCGGgtgttggtggtgcatgcctgtaatcccagcactttgggaggcagagacaggcagatttctgagttcgaggccagcctggtctacagagtgagttccaggacagctagggctatacagagaaaccctgtctcggaaaaaataaataaataaattactaaatGACCAGTatgagtcatttatttttaaaatcccaaCAAATTCAGGCccttcatctttaaaattttctattcCTTTACACAACAGACTCAGGGACAGCAAGCATCAACATGAATCTAAGGACTGATCTCCTCTGAATGTCTACAAGTTCTTTATGAAGCCCTCCATATAAGTCATCATTATTCTCTTAATATCATCAATGGAAGCCGAAGTCTAACCATTGTTCTTCAAAGCTATGCATAAAAGCTGCCTGATACAATTCTGGACCAACACAGTCATTCAAAGACTCCCACTAACCTATTAACATAAAATTCTTCACTCAACATGTCTAACATTTCATAAAATCTCTGTAGCAGACGTGATCACTACTTGGGGTAACAGGCTTGTGAGTCTCTTCTCCCTCCACCATGTTGGGTTCAgggaaccaaaaacaaaaaagcctcgTCAGGCTTCATGACCTTTACCAGGTGAGCCATTTTGTACAGCCTGAACACATTTTctaaaactactttttttttttttttaaagaggctgGGGAGTAAAACAGGGTTCTTGTTATATATCCAGGCTGGCACCAAACTTCCACATATCCTTCTGTATCTGCCTGCTGAGATGAAAGGATATCCCACTCTCCCCACTTGACCCTGAGAGTCAGCCAGCCAgctagctttgtttgtttgtttgtttctttctttctttctttctttggtgtaagtgttttggctgcatatatgtctatgcattAGATGCATACTTAGCGCTGGAGGCTAGATAGAAGGCCTCCTGATCCCCTGAACTAGCCTTACAGACAGACAGCTGTGAGTtgccgtgtggttgctggaaaaTAAAcacagctcctctggaagagcagccagtgctcctaaccactgagctttctGTCCAGTCCCCTCTGAGACTTTTGATAGACGACAATGAGTGGCTTGCTGAAAATCACTAttacataaaaattctaaaacaaagtATGTAGACATCATATATTAAATCAAATACACTAGAGCTGTTGTCTTCTGGGTCATTTTCATTCACTGTGGTAATAGTCTAGAtaagtgaa
Proteins encoded in this region:
- the Ywhae gene encoding 14-3-3 protein epsilon — encoded protein: MDDREDLVYQAKLAEQAERYDEMVESMKKVAGMDVELTVEERNLLSVAYKNVIGARRASWRIISSIEQKEENKGGEDKLKMIREYRQMVETELKLICCDILDVLDKHLIPAANTGESKVFYYKMKGDYHRYLAEFATGNDRKEAAENSLVAYKAASDIAMTELPPTHPIRLGLALNFSVFYYEILNSPDRACRLAKAAFDDAIAELDTLSEESYKDSTLIMQLLRDNLTLWTSDMQGDGEEQNKEALQDVEDENQ